In a genomic window of Quercus lobata isolate SW786 chromosome 4, ValleyOak3.0 Primary Assembly, whole genome shotgun sequence:
- the LOC115986221 gene encoding secreted RxLR effector protein 161-like translates to MQNSKKGLLPFRHGVPLSNDQRPKTQEDVDMMRQVPYASAVGSLMYAMLCTRPDICYSVGMVSRYQSNLRPKHWQAIKHILKYLRRTRDYMFVYRCEDLIPIGYIDSNFQSDLDFRKSTSGCVFTLGGGAITWRSVKQSCIADSTMEAEYVAACEAAKEAVWLKKFLSDLGVVRIEQVPITLFCDNSGAVAQSKDPKNHKKGKHIESKYHIIRDIIARGDVVVSKIESANNLADPFTKALPQKTFESHLEGIGVRLVHNSL, encoded by the coding sequence atgcaaaactccaagaaaggTTTACTTCCTTTCAGACATGGAGTTCCTCTGTCTAATGACCAAAGACCTAAGACTCAAGAGGATGTAGATATGATGAGACAAGTTCCTTATGCTTCTGCAGTGGGAAGtctcatgtatgccatgctTTGTACTAGACCAGATATTTGTTATTCAGTAGGCATGGTCAGCCGATATCAATCAAATCTAAGACCAAAACATTGGCAAGCTATAAAGCACATTCTCAAGTATCTTCGGAGAACGAGAGATTATATGTTTGTTTACCGTTGTGAGGATTTGATTCCTATTGGCTATATAGACTCAAATTTTCAATCGGATCTAGATTTCAGAAAGTCCACATCAGGATGTGTTTTCACCTTGGGAGGTGGAGCCATAACATGGAGGAGTGTTAAGCAATCTTGCATTGCGGACTCCACCATGGAAGCAGAATATGTTGCTGCTTGTGAAGCAGCAAAAGAAGCTGTATGGCTCAAGAAATTCCTTTCTGACCTTGGTGTAGTAAGAATTGAGCAAGTTCCCATTACTTTGTTTTGCGACAATAGTGGAGCAGTTGCACAATCTAAAGATCCAAAGAATCACAAGAAAGGAAAGCACATTGAGAGCAAGTACCACATCATTAGAGATATTATTGCTCGTGGAGATGTGGTGGTATCAAAGATTGAAAGTGCAAATAATCTAGCAGATCCCTTTACCAAAGCATTGCCTCAAAAGACCTTCGAGTCGCATTTAGAGGGAATAGGAGTTAGATTAGTGCACAATAGTCTTTAG